One window of Lentisphaera araneosa HTCC2155 genomic DNA carries:
- a CDS encoding phosphotransferase codes for MLSPELKNRIIRLLKGGEILSSQVIQNLWSGYGSILRIELDHPQHTSLIVKHVKPPSVSNHPRGWNSDLSHQRKLKSYEVESNWYKNFSSQSPELARVPKLIVCEQGDDDFLIILEDMDASSYPKRLTSVNQQSLEACLKWLAHFHGKFLQHNTTGLWTSGCYWHLETRPQELQALDDIELKSAAQAIDQKLKNSPFQTIVHGDAKLANFCFNHDASEVSAVDFQYVGGGCGMKDLAYFVGSCLHEEDCETMENEILQFYFSELRKATKTYHHSIDVDALEQDWRNLYPYAWADFHRFLKGWSPGHWKINSYSERICREVIADLES; via the coding sequence ATGCTATCACCTGAGCTTAAAAATCGAATCATTCGCCTTCTCAAAGGAGGCGAGATCTTATCGAGCCAAGTCATTCAAAACCTTTGGAGTGGCTATGGTAGTATTCTACGCATTGAATTAGATCACCCTCAGCATACAAGTTTAATTGTCAAACACGTCAAGCCGCCGAGTGTCAGCAATCATCCTCGAGGTTGGAATAGCGATTTATCTCACCAACGGAAACTCAAGTCCTACGAAGTTGAATCCAATTGGTATAAAAATTTCAGCTCTCAAAGCCCAGAATTAGCTAGAGTTCCTAAACTCATTGTCTGTGAACAAGGAGACGATGACTTTCTGATCATACTTGAAGACATGGATGCGAGCTCCTACCCAAAGCGTCTCACGTCCGTCAATCAGCAATCCTTGGAAGCTTGTTTAAAGTGGCTCGCTCATTTCCATGGTAAATTTCTTCAACACAACACCACGGGACTTTGGACGAGTGGTTGTTATTGGCACCTCGAAACCCGTCCCCAAGAACTGCAAGCTCTCGATGATATTGAACTAAAAAGTGCTGCTCAAGCCATCGATCAAAAACTCAAAAATTCTCCCTTTCAAACTATTGTTCATGGCGATGCGAAACTCGCAAACTTTTGCTTTAATCATGATGCCTCTGAAGTCTCCGCAGTGGACTTCCAATACGTCGGTGGTGGTTGTGGTATGAAAGACCTCGCTTATTTCGTAGGAAGTTGTCTCCACGAAGAAGATTGTGAAACTATGGAAAACGAGATTCTTCAGTTCTATTTTAGCGAACTTCGCAAGGCCACAAAAACATATCACCATAGTATAGATGTCGATGCACTCGAGCAGGACTGGAGAAATCTCTACCCCTATGCCTGGGCAGATTTCCACCGCTTCCTCAAAGGTTGGAGTCCTGGGCATTGGAAAATTAATTCATATAGCGAACGTATTTGCAGAGAAGTTATTGCGGATTTAGAATCGTGA